From a single Lacerta agilis isolate rLacAgi1 chromosome 3, rLacAgi1.pri, whole genome shotgun sequence genomic region:
- the TDRD6 gene encoding tudor domain-containing protein 6 produces MCSSLPSPGSCLSLRVSFVELHAEAPLVRLWGLRGERREEYIRLAEEVQAQAGPRLAALPGAGPLSAGELCLAEVGGRWRRCRVLGLLRHGSAATYHIFLLDEGRTLSASAHDLARGPAELFHLPSEVLGCILADLAPPGLVSLHQGPQRLSWTLAAAEFLGRLQGQEVSGLVRDVLVAQHLVVLELPWLLAQMRHLGLTSHVSPSTFADLLATSLGGTTHSAPPQPPPQAPGGTAAPRTQDNPTALDYYYPQLQMRVTEPMLVTQVSDPCRIYCQLRSLSREIQLLSDTMHQAFEASAGKDLQEPLLAPGSPCAARGIDGCWYRALLLKVYPLDGPEEQLGEVAQVIYVDYGRKEFVTKRNLRSLPAECFRMPVVTYPCSLQGITDGGCGWTRSQISQLKTLLLSKVVQAHIEAYCPFEHLYYVTLYGEDGLNLNCLYGVQAHCMEQSLLHSNQEHSELKAELKKVGATANEERASLLGVQSTLVADPLPVVRLKAGEYHSAQVSFLQDPTDFWVHLQEHRQPLCCLIQNLSDFYSQSKKLEGILLQPKPGSLCCVALKENCYHRAVVTKVLGKGIEVYLVDRGNTEIIDLHKVKELLPQFRELPAAALRCALANPFPPGLSWSPDAVDYFRKAVLNKELVIKVLGMQGDIYVVELFDHSLAGEKNLGKIISQRKYAEHHKGEELETLQKMTSEPLRSTSGIEGIGQKPVRKFSPKDENEPLPQGHSSAPYPTETLTAKQQPSEGSCYLSGKAFAKEDSSIAPTPSLYVMQNYSEIEPGFSSEGHLEVGNTVDVVVSYTESPSLFWCQLAKSSQDLRALMAKIQDYCMHSAQPREWPNPICLAKYSEDEKWYRALITSKVCCAEEVEVAYVDYGNKERVSLKNVRATKTEFLKLKAQAFRCSLYNLIQPNGQDPFVWDEKATEAFHEFVESASTLELKCTIFAFAALNNTDFINIVDLITPFESVCHFLTKKGVARCVQPQKPLISSVHLLSYYYSTHDIKIGSEEVVYITHVNDPCHFYCQLARNANVIGRLTTGIAKLSKMRCNLETSQSPGNVYLAKYADGCWYRAVVTSAKDTKEVFFVDFGNRQLLKNGDLVLVPNDAYEVLLLPMQAIKCSLSDVVNVPKEVSAWFEKVVLDKPLKALIVAKEPDGKLIIELYDGKMQINAKLKESLQCSRGTAKYTKNGASASRYLLTRELNTEKRQSLTEIDKPTFEDKRWNNENLDIVGSSKHTVVCREVRQFQQKTKREVTIKLPGPVGKNNGNDPVTSRGGRDSTLSRETPPDNLKSRNQSETNTHFSLKNICDLPQKIISLGLETLVYVSHINNPSDFYVHLVEDEPLLDSISEKLNNSEKIESLSGQQLHIGDIMCALFSEDGLWYRAAVIEKPSGKLVRVQYIDYGNTALVSICKTGRLLEDCSSVPVMSIHCSLYGVKTTELSEWTQEAVLYFSQRTSDIQLNGEFVEKTESKWNILLCDKDGNVAADLVNNYLAYKQPPLGETSDKTESDTDLINLFEVAVPDTYSKPFNMSNTKSFLWKIPKVGQTLKTFLIVAKSPGYFWCQFADSDDIGSIERKLQEAGELMGMDVEDIKSGCPCLAKNSEDNTFYRAVISSVEGETLSLIHIDHGTEELSSAEMIRQIPDDLLVIQPQAFLCCLFGFNSAEGLWAEGINKIFCDVTVDSLLDTTIMEKQNDRPFEIPLFVVQLECQKISINEQMKPFWKPFVEDCALTLTNSIHKPEEQIKDVGTDTSKVVINETEVSACALMPSEDLLCCSEAFQPADKCLVATGSSNSFGAFSPTSSPKSQTKHHQTTSEVLDIGDQHTVSETFKKGTDYYAFAKESDIPNFAVVTETQLPNGGESEVLELDLSETLKETEGQAEMLTLDTREVHLAVDDTLSVSDLVPLEVETLSDTNQLPFQLKMHPFGDILDLETIEVSPPLCEEIQERAEFDLLDMTHAEGELEQRSSPKDKSDCLLLEPVTPEVYLLQGGEMKEDMLLELPVDNEIQLPFSETGFKLQDFFCREDNVEVCGAAQDSKGYRCLARQTLLEKNHIETQMSHDAGERFKESNLVGEDFLRSTLLDEEAVDIPSTVFSGPMKCMLHFCALQHHQWALLEKNETTYNLNGFDIGSKCMVWSGIHWYKAQILGISAEGTKVLNLSSGNEEVVSPINVWNRIPEQDASPTEILDNKRDTVHSTVKPPVGTEDSQGLPNTSEVWDVKQSQHGFARGILSHKPLKSSWRVSTRT; encoded by the exons ATGTGCTCCTCCCTGCCGAGCCCGGGCAGCTGCCTGTCTCTGCGCGTGTCTTTCGTGGAGCTCCACGCGGAGGCTCCGCTAGTGCGGCTGTGGGGCCTCCGCGGCGAGCGGCGTGAGGAGTACATCCGCCTGGCCGAGGAGGTGCAGGCGCAGGCGGGGCCCCGGCTGGCAGCGTTGCCAGGCGCTGGGCCTCTGTCGGCGGGAGAGCTGTGCCTGGCGGAGGTGGGCGGGCGCTGGCGGCGCTGCCGGGTGCTGGGCCTCCTTCGCCATGGCTCCGCGGCCACCTACCACATCTTCCTGCTGGACGAGGGCCGCACGCTCAGCGCCAGCGCCCACGATCTGGCCCGCGGCCCCGCCGAGCTCTTCCACCTGCCCTCCGAGGTGCTGGGCTGCATCCTGGCCGACCTTGCACCACCAGGCCTGGTCTCACTCCACCAGGGGCCCCAGCGCCTCAGCTGGACACTGGCCGCCGCTGAGTTCCTGGGCCGCCTGCAGGGCCAGGAGGTGTCGGGCCTCGTGAGGGACGTGCTGGTGGCGCAGCACCTGGTGGTGCTGGAGCTGCCCTGGCTGCTGGCACAGATGCGCCACCTGGGGCTCACCAGCCACGTCTCCCCCAGCACCTTTGCCGACCTGCTTGCCACCTCCCTCGGGGGCACCACCCACAGCGCCCCGCCACAGCCGCCCCCCCAGGCGCCTGGGGGCACAGCTGCTCCCCGCACCCAGGACAACCCCACAGCCCTGGACTACTACTACCCGCAGCTGCAGATGAGAGTGACGGAGCCCATGCTGGTGACCCAGGTATCCGACCCCTGCAGGATATATTGCCAACTGCGCAGCCTCTCCAGGGAGATCCAACTGCTCTCGGACACCATGCACCAAGCTTTCGAGGCCTCCGCTGGGAAAGACTTGCAGGAACCCCTGCTGGCCCCAGGATCCCCTTGTGCCGCACGGGGCATCGATGGCTGCTGGTACCGTGCCCTGCTGCTGAAAGTATACCCTCTGGATGGCCCGGAGGAGCAGCTTGGAGAAGTGGCACAGGTGATCTATGTGGATTATGGGAGGAAGGAATTTGTGACGAAGCGAAACCTGCGCAGTTTGCCTGCTGAGTGTTTCCGAATGCCCGTGGTGACCTATCCTTGTTCATTGCAAGGTATTACCGATGGAGGCTGTGGCTGGACCCGCTCTCAGATAAGTCAGCTTAAAACATTGCTGTTGAGCAAGGTGGTGCAAGCTCACATTGAAGCCTACTGTCCCTTTGAGCACCTCTACTATGTTACTCTCTATGGAGAAGATGGCCTGAACCTTAACTGCCTCTATGGGGTCCAGGCCCATTGTATGGAGCAGAGCCTCCTTCACAGCAATCAAGAGCATTCTGAACTAAAGGCTGAACTAAAGAAGGTAGGTGCCACAGCCAACGAAGAGCGTGCCTCTCTGTTGGGAGTTCAGTCCACGCTTGTCGCTGACCCACTTCCTGTTGTGCGTTTGAAAGCTGGTGAGTACCACAGTGCTCAAGTGTCCTTCCTCCAGGATCCCACAGACTTCTGGGTGCACCTGCAGGAGCATCGCCAGCCCCTCTGTTGCCTCATACAGAACTTAAGTGACTTCTACTCTCAGAGTAAAAAACTAGAGGGTATTCTGCTTCAGCCCAAACCAGGATCCCTGTGCTGTGTCGCGTTGAAGGAAAACTGCTATCACCGTGCTGTTGTCACCAAGGTGCTGGGAAAAGGGATTGAAGTTTATCTGGTAGACAGAGGAAACACTGAAATTATCGACTTGCATAAGGTGAAGGAATTGCTTCCCCAGTTCAGAGAACTTCCTGCTGCAGCACTCAGATGTGCATTGGCTAATCCTTTCCCACCAGGCCTGTCATGGAGCCCAGATGCTGTAGACTATTTCAGGAAAGCCGTGCTAAACAAGGAGCTGGTAATCAAGGTCTTAGGCATGCAAGGGGATATTTATGTAGTGGAACTTTTTGATCATTCACTAGCAGGAGAAAAAAACTTGGGCAAAATAATTTCTCAGCGAAAGTATGCTGAGCATCATAAGGGTGAGGAATTGGAGACTCTACAGAAAATGACCAGTGAGCCATTGAGGAGCACATCTGGAATAGAGGGCATAGGGCAGAAGCCTGTGAGAAAATTTTCCCCCAAAGATGAAAATGAGCCCTTGCCACAAGGTCACAGTTCAGCCCCTTATCCTACTGAAACTTTGACTGCCAAGCAGCAGCCCAGTGAAGGTAGTTGCTATTTGTCAGGCAAAGCATTTGCAAAAGAGGATTCTAGCATTGCCCCAACCCCTTCACTCTATGTTATGCAAAACTACTCTGAAATTGAGCCAGGGTTTTCTAGTGAAGGGCATCTGGAAGTTGGAAATACAGTAGATGTGGTAGTATCCTATACAGAAAGTCCTAGTCTCTTCTGGTGTCAGCTAGCTAAAAGTTCCCAAGACCTGAGAGCACTTATGGCTAAAATTCAGGATTATTGTATGCATTCAGCACAACCCCGTGAATGGCCAAATCCTATATGTTTGGCTAAGTATTCTGAGGATGAGAAGTGGTACAGAGCTCTTATTACTAGTAAAGTATGTTGTGCTGAAGAGGTGGAAGTTGCATATGTTGACTATGGGAACAAAGAGCGTGTTTCACTAAAGAATGTCCGTGCAACTAAGACAGAGTTTCTGAAGTTGAAAGCTCAGGCTTTCAGATGTAGCCTTTACAACTTAATTCAGCCAAATGGTCAGGATCCATTTGTGTGGGATGAAAAAGCCACTGAAGCTTTTCATGAATTTGTGGAGTCAGCAAGCACATTAGAACTGAAATGTACCATATTTGCTTTTGCAGCATTAAACAATACAGATTTCATCAATATTGTGGACTTGATTACCCCTTTTGAAAGTGTGTGCCATTTTTTAACAAAGAAGGGTGTAGCCAGATGTGTGCAGCCTCAAAAACCTCTAATATCTTCTGTTCATCTTCTATCATACTATTATTCTACACATGACATTAAAATAGGAAGTGAAGAGGTGGTTTATATCACACATGTTAATGATCCCTGTCACTTTTACTGCCAACTTGCTAGAAATGCAAATGTTATTGGGCGGTTAACTACTGGTATTGCTAAACTCAGCAAAATGCGGTGCAATTTGGAAACATCACAGAGCCCTGGAAATGTGTATCTTGCAAAGTATGCGGATGGCTGCTGGTACAGGGCAGTAGTAACTTCAGCAAAAGATACCAAAGAAGTTTTCTTTGTGGATTTTGGGAATAGGCAGTTGCTAAAGAATGGAGACTTGGTCCTAGTACCAAATGATGCTTATGAGGTACTGCTTTTGCCAATGCAAGCCATAAAATGCTCTCTATCTGATGTTGTTAATGTTCCAAAAGAAGTTTCTGCATGGTTTGAAAAAGTAGTACTAGATAAGCCCTTAAAGGCTTTAATTGTAGCAAAAGAACCTGATGGAAAACTGATCATTGAACTATATGATGGTAAGATGCAGATCAATGCAAAACTGAAAGAGAGTTTGCAATGCAGCAGAGGGACGGCCAAATATACAAAAAATGGAGCTTCAGCGTCCAGATATCTGCTCACCAGGGAACTAAACACTGAAAAAAGGCAATCTTTGACAGAAATAGATAAACCAACTTTTGAGGACAAGAGGTGGAACAATGAAAATTTGGACATAGTGGGCAGTAGCAAACACACTGTTGTATGTAGAGAAGTAAGACAATTccagcagaaaacaaaaagagaagtGACAATTAAGCTTCCTGGACCAGTGGGAAAAAATAACGGAAATGATCCTGTAACAAGTAGGGGTGGTAGAGATTCCACGCTAAGCAGAGAAACCCCTCCTGATAACCTGAAAAGCAGAAATCAATCTGAAACTAATACACACTTTTCACTTAAAAATATTTGTGATTTACCTCAAAAAATCATAAGCCTTGGTCTTGAAACTTTGGTGTATGTTTCTCATATAAATAATCCATCCGACTTCTATGTTCACCTAGTAGAAGATGAGCCGTTGCTTGACAGCATTTCAGAGAAACTAAATAATTCTGAAAAGATTGAGAGCCTCAGTGGACAACAGCTTCACATAGGAGACATAATGTGTGCATTGTTTTCAGAAGATGGCTTATGGTATCGAGCTGCAGTTATTGAAAAACCCTCTGGTAAACTGGTGAGGGTGCAGTATATTGATTATGGCAATACCGCACTGGTTAGCATCTGCAAAACAGGTAGACTCCTTGAAGACTGTTCATCAGTCCCAGTGATGAGCATTCATTGTTCATTGTATGGAGTTAAGACCACAGAGCTTTCAGAATGGACACAGGAAGCAGTGCTGTATTTCTCCCAAAGGACAAGTGATATTCAGCTAAATGGTGAATTTGTGGAGAAAACTGAAAGCAAATGGAACATTCTTCTCTGTGACAAAGATGGTAATGTAGCAGCGGATTTGGTTAATAATTACCTTGCGTACAAACAACCTCCTTTGGGGGAAACATCTGACAAAACGGAGAGTGACACTGATCTGATAAACCTCTTTGAAGTTGCTGTTCCTGATACGTATAGCAAACCTTTCAATATGTCAAACACCAAATCCTTCCTCTGGAAGATTCCTAAGGTAGGTCAAACTTTGAAAACCTTTTTGATAGTTGCAAAGAGCCCAGGATATTTTTGGTGCCAGTTTGCTGACTCGGATGATATTGGTTCAATTGAAAGAAAGCTTCAGGAAGCTGGAGAGCTTATGGGCATGGATGTAGAGGATATAAAAAGTGGCTGTCCCTGTTTAGCAAAGAATAGTGAAGATAATACCTTTTACCGAGCAGTTATTAGCAGTGTAGAGGGGGAAACCTTGAGTCTCATTCATATTGACCATGGAACCGAGGAACTTAGCAGTGCAGAGATGATCAGGCAAATTCCTGATGACCTGTTGGTAATACAACCTCAAGCAtttctttgttgtttgtttggcTTTAACTCTGCAGAAGGTTTGTGGGCTGAAGGAATAAATAAGATCTTCTGTGATGTCACGGTGGACTCTCTATTAGACACTACCATCATGGAAAAACAAAATGATCGCCCTTTTGAAATCCCCTTATTTGTTGTTCAATTGGAATGTCAAAAAATCAGCATCAATGAACAAATGAAACCCTTTTGGAAGCCTTTTGTTGAAGACTGTGCCTTAACTTTGACAAATAGTATTCACAAACCTGAAGAACAGATTAAAGATGTAGGGACAGATACTTCAAAGGTGGTTATAAATGAAACTGAAGTATCTGCTTGTGCACTAATGCCTTCAGAAGATCTGCTATGTTGTTCAGAGGCATTCCAACCGGCAGATAAGTGTTTAGTTGCTACAGGGAGTAGTAATTCATTTGGAGCATTTTCCCCAACTTCTTCACCCAAATCTCAAACCAAGCACCACCAAACCACTTCTGAAGTACTTGACATTGGAGACCAACACACTGTGtctgaaacatttaaaaagggaACTGACTATTATGCATTTGCAAAAGAAAGTGAtattccaaattttgcagttGTTACTGAAACGCAGCTGCCTAATGGTGGTGAATCTGAGGTGTTAGAACTAGATTTGTCTGAAACTCTGAAAGAGACTGAAGGCCAAGCAGAAATGTTAACACTGGATACACGTGAAGTACATTTAGCTGTGGATGACACACTGAGTGTGTCAGATTTGGTGCCCCTTGAGGTGGAGACTTTATCAGATACAAATCAGCTGCCTTTTCAACTGAAGATGCACCCATTTGGAGACATACTGGATCTGGAGACAATTGAAGTGAGCCCTCCCCTGTGTGAGGAAATACAAGAGAGAGCAGAATTTGACTTGCTTGACATGACACATGCAGAAGGGGAGTTAGAACAGCGCTCTTCACCAAAGGATAAAAGTGACTGTTTACTGCTGGAACCTGTTACACCTGAAGTGTATCTTTTACAAGGTGGTGAAATGAAGGAGGATATGTTGTTGGAGCTGCCTGTGGATAATGAAATCCAGTTACCATTTTCAGAAactggattcaaactgcaagactTCTTTTGCCGTGAGGACAATGTAGAGGTGTGTGGAGCAGCACAAGACAGCAAAGGTTACCGTTGTCTAGCAAGGCAAACTCTGCTGGAGAAGAACCACATTGAAACACAGATGAGCCATGATGCAGGTGAAAGATTTAAAGAGAGCAATTTGGTTGGAGAGGATTTTTTGAGAAGCACACTGCTGGATGAAGAAGCAGTTGACATTCCAAGTACAG TCTTCTCTGGACCTATGAAGTGCATGCTTCATTTCTGTGCACTTCAACATCATCAATGGGCTCTTTTGG aaaaaaatgaaactaCTTACAACTTAAATGGCTTTGATATTGGTTCCAAATGCATGGTGTGGTCTGGCATTCATTGGTACAAGGCTCAGATTTTAGGCATATCTGCTGAAGGTACAAAG GTTTTGAATCTTTCAAGTGGAAATGAAGAGGTAGTAAGTCCTATCAATGTTTGGAATCGGATTCCTGAACAGGATGCAAGTCCAACTGAG ATATTAGACAACAAAAGGGATACTGTGCATTCAACTGTCAAGCCACCTGTTGGCACAGAAG ATTCACAGGGCCTCCCGAACACCTCAGAGGTGTGGGATGTGAAGCAGAGTCAGCATGGCTTTGCAAGGGGCATCCTGTCTCACAAACCTCTTAAGAGTTCTTGGAGAGTGTCAACAAGAACATAG